The Candidatus Binatia bacterium region GACGGCGGCTCGCTGTGGCTCGCGGCGCCTGCGACCCCGGTGACCCCGGCATCGCCCTGAACGCCTGCAAGGCCGCGATTTTTTGGAACCGAGCCGGCGTGCTACGAAGGCGGTCCCCGATGCGGCAGCACGCGCGCGTCGCTTTCTCGGGCGGGACGCGCGCGAGTCCCTTTGTCAGGCGGGAGCAGGAATTGAGCTGGAACATCGCAGACATCCTCGTCGCGATCGCCCCCGTTCTGGGTGACGAAAGCGCGCTCATTCATGCTGGGAGCGGCAGCGGCCGTCCGCCGCGTGTCGTTTCGTGGAAAGACTTCGACCGCAGGACCAACGCACTGGCGCGGCTTCTGATCGAGCGCGGCGCCAGGCCGAACGACAAGGTCGCGATCTATTCATACAACCGGCCCGAGTGGCTGGAGTCGGTGGCCGCGTGCCTCAAGGCCCGGCTGGTTCCCGTCAACGTCAATTACCGTTACCGCGACGAAGAGCTCCATTACCTGCTCGAGAACAGCGATGCGGTGGCGCTGCTGTTCGAGGGCACGTTCAGCGAAAACGCGGCGCGGCTCGCGCAGGCACTGCCGCTGCTTCACACGCTGGTACGCATCGACGACGGCGGGCCGCGCTGCAGCGGCGCGCTCGACTACGAGACCGTGGTCTCGGGACCTTCCGCGCCGCTGGAGCTCGAGCGCAGCGGCGACGACCTGATCCTGCTGTACACCGGTGGCACGACCGGCATGCCGAAGGGCGTGATGTGGAGGCAGGAGGATGTCTTCCGCACGCTCGGAGGCGGCGGCGATCCTCTCGGCACCAGCCCGAGGCCGGCCAACCTTGCCGAGCACGTCGCCAACGTCGCGGCCGGAATGCAAAGGCAGCGCCTTCTTCCGGCTTGCCCGCTGATGCACGGCACGGGACTGTTCACTGCGATCAACGCGCTGCTGAACGGCGGCAGCGTCGTCACCACCGACTCGCGCCGCCTCGATGCGCACGCGCTGTGGTCGGCAGTCGAGCAGCACCGCGTCGAGGCGATTTCCATCGTCGGCGACGTGTTCGCGCGCCCGATGCTGCAGGCATTGAACGAGCACCGATACGACCTGGACAGCCTGCGCCTGATCGTGTCGTCGGGCGTCATGTGGTCGCTGGAAAACAAGAAGGCCCTGCTCGA contains the following coding sequences:
- a CDS encoding acyl-CoA synthetase, whose protein sequence is MSWNIADILVAIAPVLGDESALIHAGSGSGRPPRVVSWKDFDRRTNALARLLIERGARPNDKVAIYSYNRPEWLESVAACLKARLVPVNVNYRYRDEELHYLLENSDAVALLFEGTFSENAARLAQALPLLHTLVRIDDGGPRCSGALDYETVVSGPSAPLELERSGDDLILLYTGGTTGMPKGVMWRQEDVFRTLGGGGDPLGTSPRPANLAEHVANVAAGMQRQRLLPACPLMHGTGLFTAINALLNGGSVVTTDSRRLDAHALWSAVEQHRVEAISIVGDVFARPMLQALNEHRYDLDSLRLIVSSGVMWSLENKKALLEHHPSMLLFDSLGSSEATGLGASVMGMGIEMQTASFKVGDRVRVVTDDGRDVVPGSGERGMVARSGPIPVGYYKDEEKTAKTFRTIGGVRYSIPGDFATVEVDGTLRLLGRGSACINTGGEKVFPEEVEEVLKRHPAVEDAATIGLPDPQWGQAIHSLVVLRGGQQCAEALLREHVREHLAAYKIPKRIFIVDTLGRSPSGKMDYKGVTARATELAART